A window from Cinclus cinclus chromosome 4, bCinCin1.1, whole genome shotgun sequence encodes these proteins:
- the LOC134043450 gene encoding zinc finger CCCH-type antiviral protein 1-like isoform X2 → MCDPAVCSFLTQTLCAHGGRLGLRELQENVGLSALQLEDTLSAAGPRRFLKVGSGPVVLAVTDVRVCVRKACDGCERLHLCKLHLMGRCHQGPSSCKYSHDIMNAENKKVLKKHDLSGLSENELQVLLLQNDPFFLPDTCQFYNTKGSRCMQQNNCNKLHVCRHFLKGKCKFPQCIMSHNLLDGHAMRVLETGGIDGKIASNFQAIYDFKHVEFNKENKKEYVRSYRPRNDCWKIPAVPRIKEVKTTSETVQCLLDVPPSKGPSSTVPAQSQDQLPTGMGDKDKGPSSTVPGQSQDQLTAGAGDKGKKDTSSDEASKENEKDNYDEICLFYVWKYCKNKDKCKSVHYHLPYKWEVHDGLFWHELSMMEDIEKAYCDPKNSSFQSRNINFQTMTCSSSLVRRLSTPSSVTKPTFLLTTQWIWYWKNNQDKWIEYGEQEEGNSVTSPSSAIIENLYQADPCAVVPFQAGQYQYELNFKEMTQTNITFKTRRQVCRRPKFVSSEDVQKIKTGCQRDSSVPSHWDASALPDLGYKD, encoded by the exons ATGTGCGATCCGGCCGTGTGTAGTTTTCTCACCCAGACGCTGTGCGCCCATGGCGGGCGGCTGGggctgcgggagctgcaggagaacgTCGGGCTGTCGGCGCTGCAGCTGGAGGACACGCTCTCGGCGGCGGGTCCCCGGCGGTTCCTGAAGGTGGGGAGCGGCCCGGTGGTCCTGGCCGTGACGGACGTGCGGGTCTGTGTCCGCAAGGCCTGCGACGGCTGCGAGCGGCTGCACCTCTGCAAGCTGCACCTCATGGGCAGGTGCCACCAGGGGCCCAG CTCTTGTAAGTACTCGCATGACATCATGAATGCGGAGAACAAAAAAGTTCTAAAAAAACATGATTTGTCTGGCCTCAGTGAAAATGAGCTGCAAGTCCTGCTTCTCCAAAATGATCCATTCTTCCTCCCTGAT ACCTGTCAGTTCTACAACACAAAAGGTAGTCGCTGTATGCAGCAAAACAACTGCAACAAGCTTCATGTTTGTCGACACTTTCTCAAGGGGAAATGTAAATTTCCTCAATGCATAATGTCCCATAACCTCTTGGATGGCCATGCAATGAGAGTGTTGGAAACTGGAGGGATTGATGGGAAGATAGCCTCAAACTTCCAGGCTATATATGATTTCAAGCATGTTGAATTCaacaaggaaaataagaagGAGTATG TACGCAGCTACAGACCAAGAAATGATTGTTGGAAAATACCAGCAGTTCCAAGGATTAAAGAAGTGAAGACAACTTCGGAAACAGTGCAGTGCCTGCTGGATGTGCCGCCTTCCAAAG GTCCCAGTAGCACCGTACCTGCTCAGAGCCAAGACCAGTTGCCAACAGGAATGGGAGATAAAGATAAAG GTCCCAGTAGCACTGTACCTGGTCAGAGCCAAGACCAGttgacagcaggagcaggagatAAAG GTAAAAAGGACACTTCCTCTGATGAAGCTTCAAAGGAAAACGAAAAAGATAACTATGATGAGATCTGTTTGTTTTATGTCTGGAAGTACTGCAAAAACAAGG ATAAATGCAAATCTGTTCATTACCATTTGCCATATAAATGGGAGGTACATGATGGGCTGTTCTGGCATGAACTTTCCATGATGGAGGACATTGAAAAGGCCTATTGTGACCCAAAGAACAGCAG CTTTCAAAGCAGGAACATTAATTTCCAGACAATGACTTGCTCTTCTTCTTTGGTTCGACGCCTCTCTACACCATCATCGGTCACAAAACCCACATTCCTACTGACCACACAGTGGATTTGGTACTGGAAGAATAACCAAGACAAGTGGATTGAATATGGAGAACAG GAAGAAGGGAACAGCGTGACCTCACCATCTTCTGCTATTATTGAAAATTTGTATCAAGCAGATCCATGTGCTGTTGTACCTTTCCAGGCTGGCCAATATCAATACGAACTCAATTTTAAAG aAATGACTCAGACAAACATTACTTTTAAGACTCGAAGACAGGTCTGCAGGCGACCAAAATTTGTGTCTTCTGAAGATGTGCAGAAGATAAAGACAGG CTGTCAGAGGGATTCTTCTGTTCCTAGTCACTGGGATGCATCTGCACTGCCTGACTTGGGATACAAG GATTAG
- the LOC134043450 gene encoding zinc finger CCCH-type antiviral protein 1-like isoform X1, protein MCDPAVCSFLTQTLCAHGGRLGLRELQENVGLSALQLEDTLSAAGPRRFLKVGSGPVVLAVTDVRVCVRKACDGCERLHLCKLHLMGRCHQGPSSCKYSHDIMNAENKKVLKKHDLSGLSENELQVLLLQNDPFFLPDTCQFYNTKGSRCMQQNNCNKLHVCRHFLKGKCKFPQCIMSHNLLDGHAMRVLETGGIDGKIASNFQAIYDFKHVEFNKENKKEYVRSYRPRNDCWKIPAVPRIKEVKTTSETVQCLLDVPPSKGPSSTVPAQSQDQLPTGMGDKDKGPSSTVPGQSQDQLTAGAGDKGKKDTSSDEASKENEKDNYDEICLFYVWKYCKNKDKCKSVHYHLPYKWEVHDGLFWHELSMMEDIEKAYCDPKNSSFQSRNINFQTMTCSSSLVRRLSTPSSVTKPTFLLTTQWIWYWKNNQDKWIEYGEQEEGNSVTSPSSAIIENLYQADPCAVVPFQAGQYQYELNFKEMTQTNITFKTRRQVCRRPKFVSSEDVQKIKTGCQRDSSVPSHWDASALPDLGYKAVVISNVTPEYNEIKQLFHQTMKNYSILKIQRIQNPSLWKVFQWQKEKMKRENGGKEVQEKLLFHGTDITSMKTICTQNFDWRICGSNGSNYGKGSYFARDACYSHTYCQATPQGHLMFVARVLVGDYVKGNADYVRPPKKSADKLWFYDSCVDDELNPSVFVVFEKHQIYPEYIVEYKEERIREQKEAGIRVFYKEDRIRQQKEAEIKVSKEHGIRENKEERSKCVIS, encoded by the exons ATGTGCGATCCGGCCGTGTGTAGTTTTCTCACCCAGACGCTGTGCGCCCATGGCGGGCGGCTGGggctgcgggagctgcaggagaacgTCGGGCTGTCGGCGCTGCAGCTGGAGGACACGCTCTCGGCGGCGGGTCCCCGGCGGTTCCTGAAGGTGGGGAGCGGCCCGGTGGTCCTGGCCGTGACGGACGTGCGGGTCTGTGTCCGCAAGGCCTGCGACGGCTGCGAGCGGCTGCACCTCTGCAAGCTGCACCTCATGGGCAGGTGCCACCAGGGGCCCAG CTCTTGTAAGTACTCGCATGACATCATGAATGCGGAGAACAAAAAAGTTCTAAAAAAACATGATTTGTCTGGCCTCAGTGAAAATGAGCTGCAAGTCCTGCTTCTCCAAAATGATCCATTCTTCCTCCCTGAT ACCTGTCAGTTCTACAACACAAAAGGTAGTCGCTGTATGCAGCAAAACAACTGCAACAAGCTTCATGTTTGTCGACACTTTCTCAAGGGGAAATGTAAATTTCCTCAATGCATAATGTCCCATAACCTCTTGGATGGCCATGCAATGAGAGTGTTGGAAACTGGAGGGATTGATGGGAAGATAGCCTCAAACTTCCAGGCTATATATGATTTCAAGCATGTTGAATTCaacaaggaaaataagaagGAGTATG TACGCAGCTACAGACCAAGAAATGATTGTTGGAAAATACCAGCAGTTCCAAGGATTAAAGAAGTGAAGACAACTTCGGAAACAGTGCAGTGCCTGCTGGATGTGCCGCCTTCCAAAG GTCCCAGTAGCACCGTACCTGCTCAGAGCCAAGACCAGTTGCCAACAGGAATGGGAGATAAAGATAAAG GTCCCAGTAGCACTGTACCTGGTCAGAGCCAAGACCAGttgacagcaggagcaggagatAAAG GTAAAAAGGACACTTCCTCTGATGAAGCTTCAAAGGAAAACGAAAAAGATAACTATGATGAGATCTGTTTGTTTTATGTCTGGAAGTACTGCAAAAACAAGG ATAAATGCAAATCTGTTCATTACCATTTGCCATATAAATGGGAGGTACATGATGGGCTGTTCTGGCATGAACTTTCCATGATGGAGGACATTGAAAAGGCCTATTGTGACCCAAAGAACAGCAG CTTTCAAAGCAGGAACATTAATTTCCAGACAATGACTTGCTCTTCTTCTTTGGTTCGACGCCTCTCTACACCATCATCGGTCACAAAACCCACATTCCTACTGACCACACAGTGGATTTGGTACTGGAAGAATAACCAAGACAAGTGGATTGAATATGGAGAACAG GAAGAAGGGAACAGCGTGACCTCACCATCTTCTGCTATTATTGAAAATTTGTATCAAGCAGATCCATGTGCTGTTGTACCTTTCCAGGCTGGCCAATATCAATACGAACTCAATTTTAAAG aAATGACTCAGACAAACATTACTTTTAAGACTCGAAGACAGGTCTGCAGGCGACCAAAATTTGTGTCTTCTGAAGATGTGCAGAAGATAAAGACAGG CTGTCAGAGGGATTCTTCTGTTCCTAGTCACTGGGATGCATCTGCACTGCCTGACTTGGGATACAAG GCAGTGGTTATCAGCAATGTGACCCCTGAATACAATGAAATAAAGCAGCTATTTCATCAGACTATGAAAAATTACAGCATCCTTAAAATACAGAGGATTCAGAATCCATCCCTCTGGAAGGTGTTTCAGTG GCaaaaagagaagatgaaaagggaaaatggaggAAAGGAAGTTCAGGAAAAACTTCTGTTCCATGGAACTGACATCACCTCCATGAAAACGATCTGCACTCAGAACTTTGACTGGAGAATTTGTGGAAGCAATGGATCTAACTATGGGAAGG GAAGTTACTTTGCTAGAGATGCTTGCTATTCCCACACCTACTGTCAGGCTACGCCACAGGGACACTTGATGTTCGTGGCTCGTGTTCTGGTTGGAGACTACGTTAAAGGCAACGCCGACTACGTCCGTCCCCCAAAGAAGAGTGCTGACAAGCTGTGGTTTTATGACAGCTGTGTGGATGATGAGTTAAATCCTTCTGTTTTTGTTGTCTTCGAAAAACACCAGATTTACCCAGAGTACATAGTAGAGTATAAAGAGGAGAGAATAAGAGAGCAGAAAGAGGCAGGAATAAGAGTTTTTTATAAAGAGGACAGAATAAGACAGcagaaagaggcagaaataaAAGTGTCTAAAGAGCATGGaataagagaaaacaaagaggaGAGAAGTAAATGTGTAATATCGTAG
- the LOC134043450 gene encoding zinc finger CCCH-type antiviral protein 1-like isoform X3 has protein sequence MCDPAVCSFLTQTLCAHGGRLGLRELQENVGLSALQLEDTLSAAGPRRFLKVGSGPVVLAVTDVRVCVRKACDGCERLHLCKLHLMGRCHQGPSSCKYSHDIMNAENKKVLKKHDLSGLSENELQVLLLQNDPFFLPDTCQFYNTKGSRCMQQNNCNKLHVCRHFLKGKCKFPQCIMSHNLLDGHAMRVLETGGIDGKIASNFQAIYDFKHVEFNKENKKEYVRSYRPRNDCWKIPAVPRIKEVKTTSETVQCLLDVPPSKGPSSTVPAQSQDQLPTGMGDKDKGPSSTVPGQSQDQLTAGAGDKGKKDTSSDEASKENEKDNYDEICLFYVWKYCKNKDKCKSVHYHLPYKWEVHDGLFWHELSMMEDIEKAYCDPKNSSFQSRNINFQTMTCSSSLVRRLSTPSSVTKPTFLLTTQWIWYWKNNQDKWIEYGEQEEGNSVTSPSSAIIENLYQADPCAVVPFQAGQYQYELNFKEMTQTNITFKTRRQVCRRPKFVSSEDVQKIKTGCQRDSSVPSHWDASALPDLGYK, from the exons ATGTGCGATCCGGCCGTGTGTAGTTTTCTCACCCAGACGCTGTGCGCCCATGGCGGGCGGCTGGggctgcgggagctgcaggagaacgTCGGGCTGTCGGCGCTGCAGCTGGAGGACACGCTCTCGGCGGCGGGTCCCCGGCGGTTCCTGAAGGTGGGGAGCGGCCCGGTGGTCCTGGCCGTGACGGACGTGCGGGTCTGTGTCCGCAAGGCCTGCGACGGCTGCGAGCGGCTGCACCTCTGCAAGCTGCACCTCATGGGCAGGTGCCACCAGGGGCCCAG CTCTTGTAAGTACTCGCATGACATCATGAATGCGGAGAACAAAAAAGTTCTAAAAAAACATGATTTGTCTGGCCTCAGTGAAAATGAGCTGCAAGTCCTGCTTCTCCAAAATGATCCATTCTTCCTCCCTGAT ACCTGTCAGTTCTACAACACAAAAGGTAGTCGCTGTATGCAGCAAAACAACTGCAACAAGCTTCATGTTTGTCGACACTTTCTCAAGGGGAAATGTAAATTTCCTCAATGCATAATGTCCCATAACCTCTTGGATGGCCATGCAATGAGAGTGTTGGAAACTGGAGGGATTGATGGGAAGATAGCCTCAAACTTCCAGGCTATATATGATTTCAAGCATGTTGAATTCaacaaggaaaataagaagGAGTATG TACGCAGCTACAGACCAAGAAATGATTGTTGGAAAATACCAGCAGTTCCAAGGATTAAAGAAGTGAAGACAACTTCGGAAACAGTGCAGTGCCTGCTGGATGTGCCGCCTTCCAAAG GTCCCAGTAGCACCGTACCTGCTCAGAGCCAAGACCAGTTGCCAACAGGAATGGGAGATAAAGATAAAG GTCCCAGTAGCACTGTACCTGGTCAGAGCCAAGACCAGttgacagcaggagcaggagatAAAG GTAAAAAGGACACTTCCTCTGATGAAGCTTCAAAGGAAAACGAAAAAGATAACTATGATGAGATCTGTTTGTTTTATGTCTGGAAGTACTGCAAAAACAAGG ATAAATGCAAATCTGTTCATTACCATTTGCCATATAAATGGGAGGTACATGATGGGCTGTTCTGGCATGAACTTTCCATGATGGAGGACATTGAAAAGGCCTATTGTGACCCAAAGAACAGCAG CTTTCAAAGCAGGAACATTAATTTCCAGACAATGACTTGCTCTTCTTCTTTGGTTCGACGCCTCTCTACACCATCATCGGTCACAAAACCCACATTCCTACTGACCACACAGTGGATTTGGTACTGGAAGAATAACCAAGACAAGTGGATTGAATATGGAGAACAG GAAGAAGGGAACAGCGTGACCTCACCATCTTCTGCTATTATTGAAAATTTGTATCAAGCAGATCCATGTGCTGTTGTACCTTTCCAGGCTGGCCAATATCAATACGAACTCAATTTTAAAG aAATGACTCAGACAAACATTACTTTTAAGACTCGAAGACAGGTCTGCAGGCGACCAAAATTTGTGTCTTCTGAAGATGTGCAGAAGATAAAGACAGG CTGTCAGAGGGATTCTTCTGTTCCTAGTCACTGGGATGCATCTGCACTGCCTGACTTGGGATACAAG TAG